The Deltaproteobacteria bacterium genomic interval CGGGAGCGGCAGGAGCAGGGCGAGCAAGAGGCCGATCACGGGGAGGACGTTGATCAGGTTCGTGGCCACCGGGACGCCGTACCGGTCTGCGACCACCCCGATCAGGGTGACGCCGACGCCGCCCGTGCCGATGGCGAATCCGGCGATGGCGCCCGAGGCCGTGGCCATCCGCTTCGGGAACAGTTCCTGGGCCATCACGATCGTGACCGAGAAGGTCGAGACGATCGTCCCGCCCAGAAGCGCGGCCGACAAGAAGACGAGTCCCCCCGACGACCGGAGGAATAGGAAGATGAGGGGGATCTGCAAGGCGGTGGAGAAAAAGAGGAGCCGACGGTGCCCGAACCGGTCCGCCAGCGGCCCCCCGATCACCGTGCCCACGGTGCCCGCGCCGAGGAAGAAGAAGAGGAGGGTCGCCACGTACGCCGGGTCGCTCTTCAACTGCGCCTGGTAGAGGAAGGGGATGTAGGTGGCGAGCCCCAGTTGGGTCCACGAGCGCAGCACGACGATCAGGACGATGAGCGACACGGCGTAGAGGGGCCGCTCCACACCGGTCATCGCGCTCTTCCGCGGAGCGGAGGATACCGATTCGATCCGGCTCCGGATCGCCGGCAAGGCGGGAAGGAACAGGAGCGCGGCGACGACGGTCGGGAAGAGGAGTCCGGACGCCCCCGGGAGCCCGTACCTGGAGACGAGGAAGATCGCCGCCGGGGAGCCGATGGCGAACCCGAGGTTCCCCCCCACGGAGAAGAAGGACATCCCCGTCGCGCGCCGCTCCGACGCGATGCACGCGGTCGCCTTGAACCCCTCCGGATGGAACGCCGCGGTGCCCAGCCCGGTGAACATGACGAACGCCACCAGCCAGCCGAACGACGGGGAGAGCGGAACCAGCGCGATCCCGACGCCGGAGATCGCGCACCCGAGCGGCAGCAGGATCGGGAAGGGGCGCCGGTCCGTGACGTAGCCGAACAGCGGTTGGATCACGGACGAGGTGAGGTGCGCCGCCATGAGCAGCGTCCCCGTGACGGCGTACGAAAGGTCGAACCGCTCCTTGAGGAACGGGAGGAGCGCCGGCAGGGCCCCCTGCACGATGTCCGTGCACATGTGCCCGAAGGAGAGGAGGAAGAGCAGGACGGCGGAGGAGTTCACCGGTACATCCCGTCCGCGATGTCGTCGTTCCCCAGCAGGAGCATGACGAGCCGGTCGACCCCCAGCGCGGCCCCCGCGCAGGGGGGGAGGCCGCGGCGGAGCGCGTCGAGGAAATCCGGGTCCACGGGAAGCGTTTCACCGGTCGTTCGGCGGTGCCGCTCCGCGAGGGCGAGCAGGCG includes:
- a CDS encoding MFS transporter codes for the protein MNSSAVLLFLLSFGHMCTDIVQGALPALLPFLKERFDLSYAVTGTLLMAAHLTSSVIQPLFGYVTDRRPFPILLPLGCAISGVGIALVPLSPSFGWLVAFVMFTGLGTAAFHPEGFKATACIASERRATGMSFFSVGGNLGFAIGSPAAIFLVSRYGLPGASGLLFPTVVAALLFLPALPAIRSRIESVSSAPRKSAMTGVERPLYAVSLIVLIVVLRSWTQLGLATYIPFLYQAQLKSDPAYVATLLFFFLGAGTVGTVIGGPLADRFGHRRLLFFSTALQIPLIFLFLRSSGGLVFLSAALLGGTIVSTFSVTIVMAQELFPKRMATASGAIAGFAIGTGGVGVTLIGVVADRYGVPVATNLINVLPVIGLLLALLLPLPWKAGHER